A genomic segment from Spinacia oleracea cultivar Varoflay chromosome 3, BTI_SOV_V1, whole genome shotgun sequence encodes:
- the LOC110776770 gene encoding uncharacterized protein codes for MAEQEPSFFPREKLLERQKFFQSIHKHTYLKGPLDKVTSVAIPAALAATSLFLIGRGIYNMSHGIGKKE; via the exons ATGGCAGAGCAAGAGCCTTCATTTTTCCCCAGGGAGAAGCTTCTTGAGAGGCAGAAGTTTTTCCAAAGCATCCACAAGCATACATATCTAAAGGGACCTCTCGACAAGGTCACCTCGGTTGCCATTCCTGCCGCTCTAGCTGCAACATCACTCTTCCTGATT GGTAGAGGGATCTATAACATGTCTCATGGAATTGGGAAGAAAGAATGA
- the LOC110776768 gene encoding probable LRR receptor-like serine/threonine-protein kinase At3g47570, producing the protein MDFQRKDFKALVYEFMPNGSLDRWLHQDGNLSLLQRVDLAIDVAHALNYLHHECGNSIVHCDLKPNNILLHHDMVARVSDFGLAKVLARPLHPNQSSSVAVRGTIGYVAPEYGLGAEASPKADIYSYGILLLELMTSKRPTDNMFMEENLHMYSKDALHDRVLKIVDSTLLEHENEEVESSEIKTQVVLQNREECITLVVKIGVACSNQLPCDRMKISDVIIELQEARKILLISKQRQTFSTITQM; encoded by the exons ATGGATTTCCAAAGAAAAGATTTCAAAGCTCTTGTGTATGAGTTCATGCCCAATGGAAGTCTTGATAGATGGTTACACCAAGATGGAAACCTAAGCCTTCTTCAAAGGGTTGATTTAGCCATTGATGTAGCTCATGCACTCAACTATCTCCACCATGAATGCGGAAACTCGATTGTGCATTGTGACttaaaaccaaacaacatatTGCTTCATCATGACATGGTTGCGCGTGTTTCAGATTTTGGGTTAGCGAAAGTTCTTGCTCGACCATTACATCCAAATCAAAGCAGCTCAGTAGCAGTAAGAGGAACCATTGGCTATGTTGCCCCAG AGTATGGCTTAGGAGCTGAAGCATCCCCGAAGGCTGATATATACAGTTACGGAATCTTATTATTGGAGCTTATGACAAGCAAGAGACCAACTGACAATATGTTCATGGAAGAGAACCTCCATATGTATTCAAAGGACGCATTGCACGATCGAGTGTTGAAAATTGTAGACTCGACACTTTTAGAGCATGAAAACGAAGAAGTGGAAAGTAGTGAAATAAAAACTCAAGTGGTGCTTCAAAATCGAGAAGAGTGCATAACGCTTGTAGTGAAGATTGGAGTGGCATGTTCAAATCAATTGCCATGTGATCGGATGAAAATAAGTGATGTCATAATAGAACTACAAGAAGCTAGGAAGATCCTTCTCATTTCGAAACAAAGACAAACATTTTCAACAATTACACAAATGTAA
- the LOC130470166 gene encoding LRR receptor-like serine/threonine-protein kinase EFR, translated as MNNFVGNMPSHLGQLHNLRHLILDHNNIVGDISFINTLVNCSKLEVLDLKGNRFTGTLPKAIANLSTKLTFLAIGENPISGRIPREISNLMNLDNLWMEANGITGTIPWDLGKLRKLEKIEETYAALLWTFLNSNRLNGEIPDSFGNLSRLSKLYLNDNELHGRIPLSLGNCVNLLYLDLSSNKFTGSLYNKLFTETNFVELNVSQNHLEGSIPMEISNQVSLVKLDVSSNKFSGEIPDVFNNLPTLQKLYMAHNFFHGLIPQSFASLKSLLEVDLSHNRLSGPVPRYLSSFPLIYLNLSYNNFEGEVPTKGIFANASAISLVGNNRLCGGISELHLPRCVKKAPKKTRMYYTLKLVLLGLCFKEIWMEKQLL; from the exons atgaacaactttgtgGGAAACATGCCAAGTCATTTAGGACAACTCCATAACCTACGACATCTAATCCTTGATCATAATAATATCGTAGGTGACATAAGTTTTATCAATACACTAGTTAATTGTAGTAAGTTGGAAGTCTTGGACTTGAAAGGAAATAGGTTTACAGGAACCTTACCAAAAGCTATTGCCAATCTTTCTACCAAATTAACTTTCCTTGCCATTGGGGAAAATCCCATTAGTGGAAGAATTCCTAGGGAAATTAGTAATCTCATGAACCTAGACAATCTATGGATGGAAGCAAACGGAATCACTGGAACGATTCCTTGGGATCTTGGAAAGCTTCGAAAGCTAGAAAAGATTGAGGAGACCTATGCTGCCCTCCTCTGGACTT TCCTCAACTCCAATAGACTCAATGGTGAAATTCCTGATTCCTTCGGAAATTTATCGCGTTTGAGCAAACTTTATCTAAATGATAACGAGTTGCATGGAAGAATACCTCTGAGCCTTGGTAATTGTGTAAACTTGCTATACTTGGATTTATCCTCGAATAAATTCACAGGATCCTTGTACAACAAGCTTTTTACGGAAACTAACTTTGTTGAATTAAATGTGAGTCAAAACCATTTAGAAGGGTCTATCCCTATGGAGATTAGCAACCAAGTAAGTTTGGTAAAACTTGATGTGTCGAGTAATAAATTTTCGGGGGAAATTCCTGATGTCTTTAACAACTTACCTACTCTTCAAAAATTGTACATGGCACATAATTTCTTCCATGGTCTGATTCCTCAATCATTCGCCTCTTTGAAAAGCCTTTTAGAAGTTGATCTTTCTCATAACCGTCTTTCTGGTCCCGTTCCAAGATACTTATCTTCATTTCCCTTGATATACCTAAACTTATCTTACAATAATTTTGAGGGAGAAGTTCCAACAAAAGGAATTTTTGCAAATGCGAGTGCAATATCTCTTGTTGGAAATAACAGGCTTTGTGGAGGAATTTCCGAGCTACATCTCCCAAGATGCGTGAAGAAAGCACCAAAGAAAACACGAATGTATTACACTCTCAAGCTG GTACTTTTGGGTCTGTGTTTCAAGGAAATTTGGATGGAAAAACAGTTGCTGTAA